In one window of Musa acuminata AAA Group cultivar baxijiao chromosome BXJ3-2, Cavendish_Baxijiao_AAA, whole genome shotgun sequence DNA:
- the LOC135630928 gene encoding probable plastid-lipid-associated protein 4, chloroplastic — MAMASSHLAPPSASLPAPRSLHLVRPQLPFPSSSRWPRKTGAAAPPEAASLRWRAGVSFFPSFLKKKARSPEEIKEELLEAIAPLDRGADATPDDQERIDQIARELEAVNTVKEPFKSDLINGKWELIYTTSRSILQVQRPKFLRPNGEIYQAINADTLRAQNMETWPYFNQVTANLVPLNAKRVNVQFDTFKIFGLVPIKAPGRGRGELEITYLDEEIRISRGDKGNLFILKMVDPSYRVPVRG; from the exons ATGGCGATGGCTTCTTCCCACCTCGCTCCCCCCTCCGCCTCGCTCCCGGCCCCAAGAAGCCTCCACCTCGTCCGCCCCCAGCTCCCCTTCCCATCCTCCTCGAGGTGGCCCAGGAAGACGGGGGCCGCCGCTCCGCCCGAGGCCGCCTCGCTGCGATGGCGGGCCGGCGTCTCCTTCTTCCCCTCCTTCCTCAAGAAGAAGGCCAGGTCCCCGGAGGAGATCAAGGAAGAGTTGCTCGAGGCGATTGCGCCTCTCGATCGAGGCGCCGACGCCACGCCCGACGACCAAGAAAGGATCGATCAG ATTGCACGTGAACTAGAAGCAGTGAACACGGTTAAGGAGCCTTTCAAATCGGATCTAATTAATGGAAAATGGGAGCTCATCTATACTACTTCGAGATCAATTCTGCAAGTCCAG AGACCAAAATTTCTACGGCCCAATGGAGAGATCTACCAGGCAATTAATGCCGACACGCTACGAGCTCAAAATATGGAAACCTGGCCTTATTTTAACCAG GTAACAGCGAACTTAGTTCCCCTAAATGCCAAAAGGGTGAACGTTCAGTTTGATACCTTCAAAATATTTGGTTTG GTACCAATAAAAGCACCTGGAAGAGGCCGTGGTGAACTGGAAATTACTTACTTGGACGAAGAGATTCG GATTTCCAGGGGTGACAAGGggaacttgttcatattaaaaatgGTGGATCCATCATATAGAGTCCCAGTTCGAGGGTGA
- the LOC103976678 gene encoding protein FAF-like, chloroplastic, with amino-acid sequence MSVAVMQSSSTTFLLRRSRSLLSQESLEICTENLGSETGSEYFSFMDDLDYCGPLQGFDVEKEEEKKDSEEKHFVVPEAGAEASGVRRHQAKELKSVNYHCSIGRRSPLKSFPPPLPSISRRNGPCLHMRPHRRDGHLVVEAVLVPCQNYLHAQRVDGRLLLSFIDATSEDEPGYESETLQSREQQDVDAKDDEVTDITQLEVESEEKNCREEEEEEEEVEVVDRGTVVEVKVSRQPQQQSGATKVHRSSLVINKFVGGTPLSDDDSTSNQNKHNRRAASAPSATRASPTATTAAAASTLSAATAGYNEHGHGGPWEHHSPQENKFLFTSKRRSRQELLHNMRRCSQLRRPLFIWEPCCIVTSS; translated from the coding sequence ATGTCGGTGGCTGTCATGCAAAGCTCATCGACTACCTTCCTCCTGAGGCGGTCTCGCAGCTTGTTGAGCCAGGAAAGCCTCGAGATCTGCACCGAGAACCTCGGCTCCGAGACGGGCTCCGAATACTTCTCCTTCATGGATGACCTCGACTACTGCGGTCCACTCCAGGGCTTCGACgttgagaaggaagaagagaagaaagatagCGAAGAGAAGCACTTCGTTGTACCGGAAGCTGGAGCCGAGGCGAGCGGAGTGCGGCGGCACCAGGCGAAGGAGCTGAAGTCGGTCAACTACCACTGCTCCATTGGCAGGCGGTCGCCACTGAAGTCGTTCCCCCCGCCGCTCCCGTCGATCTCTCGACGCAATGGGCCGTGCCTCCACATGCGGCCTCACCGCCGCGATGGGCATCTCGTCGTCGAGGCCGTCCTCGTTCCTTGTCAGAACTACCTTCACGCCCAGCGCGTGGACGGCCGCCTCCTGCTCTCCTTCATCGATGCCACGTCCGAAGACGAGCCGGGTTATGAGTCCGAGACCTTACAATCACGCGAACAACAAGATGTTGATGCTAAAGACGATGAAGTAACCGATATAACGCAATTGGAGGTAGAATCAGAAGAAAAGAACTGccgtgaagaagaggaagaagaagaggaagtggaAGTGGTAGACAGGGGCACTGTAGTCGAGGTGAAGGTGAGCAGGCAGCCCCAGCAACAGAGTGGCGCCACCAAAGTGCACCGGTCTTCGCTCGTCATCAACAAGTTCGTCGGCGGCACGCCGCTGTCGGACGACGACAGCACAAGCAATCAGAACAAGCACAACCGCCGTGCCGCATCAGCTCCGTCAGCCACGCGGGCATCACCGACGGCCACCACAGCGGCGGCGGCGTCCACGCTCAGTGCAGCCACGGCAGGCTACAACGAGCACGGCCACGGCGGGCCATGGGAACACCACTCGCCGCAGGAAAACAAGTTCCTATTCACTTCCAAGCGGCGGAGCCGCCAGGAGCTGCTGCAcaacatgaggaggtgcagccagCTACGGAGGCCGCTGTTCATATGGGAGCCCTGTTGCATTGTCACTTCCTCTTAA